From Thalassococcus sp. S3, one genomic window encodes:
- a CDS encoding MarR family winged helix-turn-helix transcriptional regulator produces MQDHQETSIDYRLHARLGFRLSRLSRLVQTRLEQKLDSYGMTRLKWCVLSGVALEAVTTPSSLAAHIGLTRPSVSRLLMQMRKEGLIRQDLDEEDGRSRHITLTELGQERLRQCRPIVDENEQYFMKKLATDKAAAFSEGLDTLLSGENMRLDRL; encoded by the coding sequence ATGCAAGATCACCAGGAAACCAGCATTGACTACCGCCTGCATGCCCGGTTGGGTTTCCGACTGAGCCGATTGTCACGGCTGGTCCAGACCAGGCTGGAACAGAAACTGGACAGCTACGGGATGACCCGCCTGAAATGGTGCGTTTTGTCTGGCGTCGCGCTCGAGGCGGTCACGACCCCCTCCTCTCTCGCGGCTCATATCGGCCTCACCCGCCCCTCTGTCTCGCGGTTGTTGATGCAGATGCGCAAGGAGGGACTGATCAGACAGGACCTTGACGAAGAGGATGGGAGGTCGCGCCACATCACCCTCACCGAGCTTGGCCAAGAGCGGCTGCGCCAATGCCGCCCCATCGTGGATGAGAACGAGCAATACTTCATGAAAAAGCTGGCAACAGACAAAGCGGCCGCCTTTTCGGAGGGTCTGGACACCTTGTTGTCCGGAGAGAACATGCGGCTGGATCGCCTCTGA
- a CDS encoding twin-arginine translocation pathway signal produces the protein MKNTLFTRRTLLATGGAALTTGASGMLVPARAQGLAPTPTMRGGANNYRPGAPIVERIGGGGFWMTGTVRRAGDGAPLPGQRIQIWAHTTEGHERDPQSHGATLTDANGEFRLEMPQIVPAFGQPHGHLAYDDDAFETVFLRPIMPSASDTSLSAHFVLQPA, from the coding sequence ATGAAAAATACCCTTTTCACCCGTCGAACGCTTCTTGCAACAGGCGGTGCCGCCCTGACGACCGGTGCGTCCGGCATGCTGGTTCCGGCGCGGGCACAAGGGCTGGCCCCGACACCCACCATGCGCGGGGGAGCGAACAATTACCGTCCCGGCGCCCCGATTGTGGAGCGGATCGGCGGCGGCGGTTTCTGGATGACGGGAACGGTTCGGCGGGCAGGCGACGGCGCTCCGCTTCCGGGACAACGCATCCAGATCTGGGCACACACGACCGAAGGCCACGAGCGAGACCCGCAAAGTCATGGCGCGACGCTGACCGATGCAAATGGCGAATTCCGTCTGGAGATGCCACAGATTGTCCCCGCATTCGGCCAGCCGCACGGCCACCTTGCCTATGATGACGACGCCTTCGAAACGGTGTTCCTGCGCCCCATCATGCCAAGTGCAAGCGATACCAGCCTAAGCGCGCATTTCGTCCTTCAGCCCGCCTGA
- a CDS encoding ferric reductase-like transmembrane domain-containing protein, translated as MTANRRGLARSILIWAGLGLIVLVPVGAAAASPLLAWREPVYIIAGFAGVIAMALLLFQPLLAAGYLPGLPPMRGRRLHVWLGISLVIAVVVHVAGLWITSPPDVVDALLFVSPTPFSLWGVIAMWAVFGAALLAGLRRRLRLPLRVWRMGHTALVAIVVMGSVIHAMLVEGTMETLSKALLCGVVLLGTAKVVIDRRAWARRRPAR; from the coding sequence ATGACCGCGAACCGGCGCGGCCTGGCGCGCAGCATCCTGATCTGGGCAGGGCTGGGCCTGATCGTGCTGGTCCCCGTCGGAGCGGCGGCTGCAAGCCCGCTGCTGGCCTGGCGCGAGCCAGTCTATATCATTGCTGGGTTCGCGGGGGTCATCGCCATGGCGCTTCTTCTGTTCCAGCCGCTGCTGGCGGCGGGATACCTTCCCGGCTTGCCTCCGATGCGCGGACGACGGCTGCATGTCTGGCTGGGCATCAGCCTTGTGATCGCGGTTGTCGTCCATGTGGCGGGCCTGTGGATCACCAGTCCGCCCGATGTGGTCGACGCGCTGCTTTTTGTGTCACCGACCCCCTTCTCGCTTTGGGGCGTCATTGCCATGTGGGCGGTTTTCGGTGCGGCGTTGCTGGCCGGCCTGCGCCGGCGTCTGCGCCTGCCCCTTCGCGTTTGGCGGATGGGCCATACTGCGCTTGTGGCAATCGTTGTCATGGGCAGCGTGATCCATGCGATGTTGGTCGAGGGCACGATGGAAACACTCTCCAAGGCGCTTCTCTGCGGGGTCGTCCTTTTGGGGACCGCCAAAGTGGTGATCGACCGGCGCGCCTGGGCGCGCAGAAGACCCGCGCGCTGA
- a CDS encoding helix-turn-helix domain-containing protein — translation MKTWQVRSDDTAQGLGKWASGLSEAFVRLEPVCTRQDGFFGQIQQITTAGIHVSLVTSNGHEIRRLDEHIRQSTKDTVFVNMLGRGRSFVVQQDSYQAAPMDLSIVDTRRPYSIRHDTPFQLISIAVPADWVPEDLQGHLALSRSAAGRELSNVIWSLARTLLAVPVSDPGFGQTVVDQLRQSVSLVAPLTKDQAPQSVHIDIMRSYVRRHFHHHDLNAKQLGLHFGLSVRRVHQLFEPTGQSVSEFINEIRLDQAAAHLSDLSAPQRLIADLAWSVGYSDPSYFNRRFRRRFGCTPRAYRTMALSGAIAQ, via the coding sequence ATGAAAACATGGCAGGTCAGATCTGACGATACGGCTCAGGGACTGGGAAAGTGGGCCAGCGGGCTTAGCGAAGCCTTTGTTCGGCTAGAGCCGGTTTGCACCCGTCAGGATGGCTTTTTCGGCCAGATCCAACAGATCACAACGGCCGGGATCCACGTCTCGCTTGTCACGTCGAACGGCCATGAGATCCGGCGCCTGGATGAACATATCCGCCAAAGCACCAAGGATACCGTCTTTGTGAACATGCTCGGACGCGGGCGCAGCTTTGTCGTTCAGCAGGACAGCTATCAGGCGGCGCCGATGGACCTGTCCATCGTGGATACGCGCCGCCCCTATTCCATCCGCCACGACACGCCGTTTCAACTGATCTCAATCGCCGTGCCCGCGGATTGGGTGCCCGAGGATCTGCAGGGGCATCTGGCGCTTAGCAGATCCGCGGCAGGGCGGGAATTGTCAAATGTTATCTGGAGCTTGGCGCGAACCCTCCTGGCCGTGCCCGTCTCAGACCCAGGCTTTGGTCAGACTGTCGTCGATCAGCTACGGCAAAGCGTGTCCCTTGTCGCCCCTCTCACCAAGGACCAGGCGCCTCAATCGGTTCATATCGATATCATGCGCAGCTATGTGCGACGCCACTTTCATCATCACGACCTGAACGCCAAGCAGCTTGGCCTTCACTTCGGGCTGTCGGTCAGACGGGTTCACCAGCTTTTCGAACCAACCGGCCAATCGGTTTCAGAGTTCATCAACGAGATCCGTCTGGATCAGGCGGCTGCGCACTTGTCGGACCTGTCGGCGCCTCAGCGTCTGATCGCTGATCTTGCCTGGTCGGTCGGATATTCCGACCCATCCTATTTCAATCGGCGCTTCCGGCGAAGATTCGGATGCACCCCACGGGCCTATCGCACGATGGCCCTTTCCGGCGCGATTGCACAATAG
- a CDS encoding nitronate monooxygenase family protein: MTSITTRLTERYALPHPFTQAGMAFAGERSDLAIAVCKAGGIGAIGVGFMPGEELRRTIGTIRGATDRPFNINFITCFGNEEQVKVAAEEKVPVVSFHWGHPPADQIKRLKDAGCDIWVQVGTVEDGERAVEYGADVIVAQGWEAGGHNYGGMGAMALIPAMVDAVGDRALVLAAGGIADGRAVAAALSLGADGVWVGTRLVASSEAHVHPEHHKRLIAASGHDTTRSGVFGPEMPDFNPMRLLKVRVTEEFEGRLEDVPTERDNEPVIGQTVFLGQPHEKKRFDVILPTPDTTGDFEEMAWLAGQGVGMITDIRPAGQIVEEMMNDATDVLTRLGRTMPVAAE, encoded by the coding sequence ATGACATCCATCACCACCAGATTGACCGAACGGTACGCCCTGCCCCACCCTTTCACACAGGCGGGCATGGCCTTTGCCGGGGAACGCTCCGATCTTGCGATCGCCGTCTGCAAAGCAGGCGGGATCGGAGCCATCGGGGTCGGTTTCATGCCCGGGGAGGAACTGCGGCGCACCATCGGCACCATCCGGGGTGCCACGGACCGACCTTTCAACATCAACTTCATCACCTGTTTCGGAAACGAAGAGCAGGTGAAAGTGGCCGCCGAAGAGAAAGTCCCCGTCGTCTCGTTTCACTGGGGTCATCCCCCCGCCGATCAGATCAAACGGCTCAAGGACGCCGGCTGCGACATCTGGGTTCAGGTCGGCACCGTGGAGGATGGCGAGCGTGCCGTGGAATACGGCGCTGACGTGATCGTGGCACAAGGCTGGGAAGCAGGCGGGCACAATTACGGCGGCATGGGCGCGATGGCCCTGATCCCCGCGATGGTGGATGCCGTTGGAGATCGGGCCTTGGTTCTGGCCGCGGGCGGTATCGCGGATGGCCGCGCGGTCGCGGCCGCCCTGAGCCTTGGCGCGGATGGGGTATGGGTCGGCACCCGCCTGGTGGCGAGCAGCGAGGCACATGTCCATCCCGAGCATCACAAACGCCTGATCGCGGCCTCGGGCCACGACACGACGAGGTCTGGCGTGTTCGGACCGGAAATGCCGGATTTCAACCCGATGCGTTTGCTCAAAGTCCGCGTGACGGAAGAATTCGAAGGACGGCTTGAAGACGTCCCAACGGAGCGGGATAATGAACCAGTCATCGGCCAGACCGTCTTTCTTGGCCAGCCCCATGAAAAGAAGCGCTTTGACGTGATCCTGCCGACACCGGACACGACAGGCGATTTCGAAGAGATGGCATGGCTGGCCGGACAGGGTGTTGGTATGATCACGGACATCCGCCCGGCTGGACAGATCGTGGAAGAGATGATGAACGACGCCACCGACGTTCTGACCCGTCTTGGACGGACCATGCCCGTCGCAGCAGAGTAG
- a CDS encoding amidase family protein: MVREPIEIKGRDGGLLKDVPVVVKANIAIKDLPLCGASPAMADHVADQSATTVRRLLDAGAVIVGQANLHELAFGITSHNAHHGPVGNPAAPGHMAGGSSGGTAAAIASRAVPMGLGTDTGGSGRLPAAMCGCVGFRPTHGRYPPDGVLTLSDSFDTVTPMALSVDDIRRMDAVLAGQAPSADPPPSERVRLGLVDSLWSGVDDGMAEICKARLARLPVEIVPLEAPDLVEACTEIAMGIVLFETQLFWSGILNDRGQTFAEFAKDIASPDVAGVFQALADGAAPPRAAYEDMVGPKRQVLRNALSALLKDVDALVMPSLPAPAPPIDQIENIRINGNDVDLFSAMTRRALVASVTGHPSITLPAGNLDGLPYGLELTGHAGEDTALLSIAARVEEMLRDIQ; encoded by the coding sequence TTGGTCCGCGAACCAATCGAGATCAAGGGGCGTGACGGCGGTCTCCTCAAAGACGTTCCTGTCGTGGTAAAGGCCAACATCGCGATCAAGGATCTGCCGCTTTGCGGTGCCTCGCCCGCCATGGCAGACCATGTCGCGGACCAGTCGGCCACAACAGTCCGCCGCCTGCTGGATGCAGGCGCGGTGATTGTCGGACAGGCCAACCTGCATGAGCTTGCCTTTGGGATCACAAGCCACAACGCGCATCATGGACCTGTCGGCAATCCTGCCGCACCGGGCCATATGGCTGGCGGTTCGTCGGGCGGGACCGCTGCGGCCATTGCCAGCCGGGCCGTGCCGATGGGCCTGGGAACGGATACCGGCGGGTCCGGGAGACTTCCGGCGGCGATGTGCGGCTGTGTCGGCTTTCGGCCCACGCATGGTCGGTATCCGCCGGACGGTGTGCTGACCTTGTCGGACAGCTTCGACACGGTCACACCGATGGCGCTGTCCGTTGACGATATAAGGCGCATGGATGCCGTTCTTGCAGGACAGGCCCCCTCCGCGGACCCGCCCCCCTCCGAACGCGTGCGTCTGGGTCTGGTGGACAGTCTTTGGTCCGGCGTCGATGACGGCATGGCGGAAATATGCAAGGCAAGGCTGGCGCGGTTACCGGTCGAAATTGTCCCCCTTGAAGCGCCGGATCTTGTCGAGGCCTGCACCGAGATCGCCATGGGCATCGTCCTCTTTGAAACACAGCTCTTTTGGTCCGGCATTCTGAACGACCGGGGGCAGACCTTCGCGGAGTTTGCAAAGGACATTGCCAGCCCCGACGTCGCCGGGGTGTTTCAGGCCCTTGCGGATGGCGCCGCGCCACCGCGCGCAGCCTATGAGGACATGGTCGGGCCGAAACGGCAGGTGCTGCGCAATGCGCTAAGCGCGCTGCTCAAGGATGTCGACGCGCTGGTGATGCCAAGCCTGCCGGCCCCGGCACCACCGATCGACCAGATCGAGAACATTCGCATAAACGGAAATGACGTCGATCTTTTTTCCGCCATGACCCGCCGCGCCCTTGTTGCATCGGTCACCGGTCATCCATCGATTACATTACCCGCGGGTAACCTGGATGGTCTGCCGTATGGTCTGGAACTTACCGGGCATGCGGGGGAAGACACCGCGTTACTCTCCATCGCGGCGCGGGTCGAGGAAATGCTGAGGGATATCCAATGA
- a CDS encoding MOSC domain-containing protein has product MTARIARLQRFPIKGFSAEALEEVNLTPGEGVPGDRLFGFARHGSGFDPKAPQPLPKDRFVVLLTQAALAGLRTRLDGQTFTIEAPDGLHRFEMANSADRADAARWIAAYLDLGDPEPPTYVSAAPHRFTDVSVVSPQLMNAISILNLASVRDLEQRLQVPIDPARFRANIELDGLPAWWELENIDAPIRAGDVTLRLIMRTKRCAATEVNPETAERDLKLPYLLRKELGHMDMGVYVEVETGGRLQPGLQVTAG; this is encoded by the coding sequence ATGACAGCCAGAATTGCCCGGTTACAACGTTTTCCCATCAAGGGTTTTTCGGCTGAAGCATTGGAAGAGGTGAACCTGACGCCCGGCGAGGGCGTTCCCGGTGACCGCCTTTTCGGCTTTGCAAGGCATGGTTCGGGATTTGACCCCAAAGCCCCGCAACCCTTGCCCAAAGACCGTTTTGTCGTTCTTCTGACCCAGGCCGCGCTCGCTGGGCTGCGCACCAGACTGGACGGGCAGACATTCACGATCGAAGCGCCGGACGGCCTGCATAGATTTGAAATGGCAAATTCCGCTGATCGCGCCGACGCCGCGCGTTGGATTGCCGCTTATCTGGACCTCGGCGATCCAGAGCCACCCACCTATGTTTCCGCCGCGCCGCATCGGTTTACGGATGTTTCCGTCGTCTCTCCTCAGCTTATGAACGCGATTTCCATTTTGAACCTCGCCTCGGTCCGCGACCTGGAACAAAGACTTCAGGTGCCCATCGACCCGGCCCGCTTTCGCGCCAATATCGAGCTCGATGGCCTTCCCGCATGGTGGGAACTGGAGAATATCGACGCGCCGATCCGCGCGGGAGATGTCACGCTGCGCCTGATCATGCGCACGAAAAGATGTGCAGCCACGGAGGTAAATCCGGAAACAGCGGAACGTGACCTGAAGCTGCCCTACCTGCTGCGCAAGGAACTGGGGCATATGGATATGGGCGTGTATGTTGAGGTTGAAACGGGGGGTCGGCTGCAACCAGGGCTCCAAGTCACTGCCGGCTGA
- a CDS encoding CheR family methyltransferase, producing the protein MAKKQARTDRDDVPLVAIGASAGGLEPLEQFFDAVVEEPGIAYVVVQHLSPDYRSMMNELLARRSSLPILHIDDGMQIAANTVYLNRPNMYVELEGDTFRTSSYADGEDLPHLPIDRFFTSLSSRDWNRTVAIVLSGSGSDGSHGAQILHEAGAAVLVQSMQQASFTSMPRAVLLSGSVDRVLDAGDMPAVVQDIFIFGKKNKGPEPQPFGDGIRRILALLEAQHDVDFRNYKPSNVNRRIVRRLHLRGHASLEEYQEILSQSHEAVNELFHDMLIGVTEFYRDREAIRSLRENVLNKLAIDPDTTTPIKVWVPACASGEEVYTLAIELSEALREAGSDRRFRIIGTDIHAGSIEVASRGLYSEEKLARVPEKLRDRYFQESQGAFVIDPSLRQKIIFSKHNLINDPPFMNLDLVSCRNLMIYLEEEPQASAVSMFIFGLLPGGHLFLGASESVGKFKTAFDVIDARWRIFKKEGRASIASQKSVTARKFPVGSAEPIQPRAPSQRKPFHTQVNELRSREMLVRSYDMLLKRYAPSAILLTTDSKVLNWFGAASEFIDTMNNLADWTVQEIVHPDLHFAINVGIEKIRLGQDATQSRIVRVNLADKGACDCTVIVEKLDNAAGDGLILAKVEFVVQRTEGPTGAEGLDVPGIREVEDDGTVLSKRVHTLERDLRLTEETLQHVTERLEASGEELQASNEELQASNEELQASNEELQSSNEELHAVNEELVSVSAEHERKIDMLSELNENTEVVLKILNTGVLVLDDQNCLRRFSSLIERDFLLQEHDINRSIAIIGPRLDFVDLVDLIQVLHDTGEPQIRSGHHEGRSLTVEVRETVVGPAGERSKGAIVLFRWD; encoded by the coding sequence ATGGCAAAGAAACAGGCGCGAACCGATCGTGACGACGTGCCTCTCGTGGCCATCGGGGCTTCCGCTGGCGGGCTTGAACCACTGGAACAGTTTTTCGATGCCGTGGTGGAGGAGCCGGGCATCGCCTATGTCGTGGTGCAGCACCTGTCACCGGACTATCGGTCGATGATGAACGAGCTTCTGGCACGCCGTTCCAGCCTGCCGATCCTGCATATCGATGATGGCATGCAGATCGCAGCGAACACCGTCTATCTGAACCGCCCCAACATGTATGTGGAGCTTGAAGGCGACACGTTCCGAACCTCGTCCTACGCCGATGGCGAGGATTTGCCACATCTTCCGATTGATCGTTTCTTCACGTCGCTGTCGTCACGTGACTGGAACCGGACGGTCGCGATTGTCTTATCGGGATCCGGGTCCGACGGCTCTCACGGTGCGCAAATCCTGCACGAGGCCGGTGCGGCCGTTCTGGTGCAATCCATGCAACAAGCGTCCTTCACCTCCATGCCGCGCGCGGTTTTGCTGTCCGGTTCGGTTGATCGCGTTCTGGATGCCGGGGACATGCCCGCCGTGGTGCAGGACATCTTTATATTCGGAAAGAAGAACAAGGGACCAGAGCCCCAGCCCTTTGGTGACGGGATCAGGCGCATACTTGCACTGCTCGAAGCGCAGCACGATGTCGACTTCCGCAATTACAAACCCAGCAATGTCAATCGCAGGATCGTGCGGCGTCTTCATCTTCGGGGCCATGCCAGCCTTGAGGAATATCAGGAGATTCTGTCGCAAAGCCATGAAGCGGTGAATGAGCTGTTCCACGACATGCTGATCGGGGTCACGGAATTCTACCGTGATCGCGAGGCGATCAGGTCGTTGCGCGAAAACGTCCTGAACAAGCTGGCCATCGATCCCGACACGACGACGCCGATCAAGGTCTGGGTGCCCGCCTGTGCCAGCGGCGAAGAGGTCTATACCCTCGCCATAGAACTCAGCGAGGCCCTGCGCGAAGCGGGCAGCGACCGGCGGTTTCGCATCATCGGCACGGACATCCATGCCGGATCCATCGAGGTCGCGTCTCGCGGGCTTTATTCCGAGGAAAAACTGGCCCGCGTCCCGGAAAAGCTGCGCGACCGCTACTTTCAGGAATCGCAAGGGGCGTTTGTGATCGACCCCAGCTTGCGTCAAAAGATTATCTTCTCGAAACACAACCTGATCAATGATCCGCCATTCATGAACCTTGATCTGGTGTCCTGCCGGAACCTGATGATCTATCTTGAGGAAGAACCTCAGGCGAGCGCTGTTTCGATGTTCATCTTCGGCCTTCTGCCCGGCGGACATCTGTTTCTCGGCGCGTCCGAGAGTGTGGGGAAGTTCAAGACGGCCTTCGATGTGATCGACGCCAGATGGCGGATCTTCAAAAAGGAGGGTCGCGCGTCTATCGCGTCCCAAAAGTCAGTCACCGCCCGGAAGTTTCCGGTTGGATCGGCAGAACCCATTCAGCCCAGGGCGCCCTCCCAGCGCAAGCCGTTTCACACTCAGGTGAACGAGCTGCGTTCGCGGGAGATGCTGGTCCGCAGCTATGACATGCTGCTCAAGCGGTATGCGCCGTCCGCGATCCTGTTGACCACGGATTCCAAGGTTCTCAACTGGTTCGGGGCCGCGTCTGAATTCATCGACACGATGAACAACCTCGCTGACTGGACGGTTCAGGAAATTGTGCATCCGGATCTGCACTTTGCGATCAATGTCGGCATCGAAAAGATCCGGCTGGGCCAGGACGCGACGCAATCCCGGATCGTCAGAGTGAACCTGGCCGACAAGGGCGCCTGCGACTGCACGGTTATTGTCGAAAAACTGGACAACGCTGCCGGGGATGGCCTGATCCTCGCCAAGGTGGAATTTGTCGTGCAGCGGACGGAAGGGCCCACGGGCGCCGAAGGGTTGGATGTCCCGGGCATAAGGGAGGTCGAAGACGACGGGACGGTTCTGTCCAAGAGGGTACATACCCTGGAGCGCGATCTGAGACTGACCGAGGAAACCCTGCAGCACGTGACCGAGCGGCTGGAGGCAAGCGGCGAGGAGTTGCAAGCCTCCAACGAAGAATTGCAAGCCTCCAACGAAGAGTTGCAGGCCTCCAACGAGGAGCTGCAAAGCTCCAACGAAGAGCTTCATGCCGTGAACGAGGAGCTTGTTTCTGTCAGTGCCGAGCATGAGCGCAAGATCGACATGCTGTCGGAGTTGAACGAAAACACCGAGGTCGTTCTGAAGATCCTCAATACCGGCGTGCTCGTTCTGGATGATCAAAACTGCCTTCGTCGGTTCAGTTCCCTGATCGAGAGGGATTTTCTGCTGCAAGAACACGACATCAACCGCTCGATTGCCATTATCGGGCCACGGCTCGATTTCGTGGATCTCGTCGATCTTATTCAAGTGCTACACGATACCGGAGAACCGCAAATCCGGTCAGGACACCATGAAGGTCGAAGCCTGACGGTCGAGGTGCGGGAGACGGTGGTCGGCCCGGCGGGTGAGCGCAGCAAGGGTGCGATCGTGCTCTTCCGCTGGGACTGA
- a CDS encoding response regulator, whose product MDDDLVYLDELSDGLSSLKHDVSCAASTEEAQVLLENAEFDVVICDTIMEGGGALSLLHHLAATQPDLPFIVITGRPEIASSPLFRSGMKEASAKIEKSATLFEIDQLIRSTLR is encoded by the coding sequence GTGGACGATGATTTGGTCTATCTTGACGAGCTTTCCGATGGTCTTTCGTCTTTGAAGCATGACGTCAGTTGCGCGGCGTCCACTGAAGAGGCGCAGGTGCTCCTTGAAAACGCTGAATTCGATGTGGTGATCTGCGACACGATTATGGAGGGTGGCGGGGCATTGTCGCTTTTGCATCACCTGGCCGCCACGCAACCCGATCTTCCGTTTATTGTCATTACGGGACGTCCGGAAATCGCAAGCTCCCCGCTCTTTCGCAGCGGAATGAAAGAGGCCAGTGCCAAAATCGAAAAATCCGCCACACTTTTCGAGATCGACCAGTTGATACGCTCTACATTGCGATGA
- a CDS encoding HAMP domain-containing histidine kinase, translating into MTLKDARSTKPLTSTQLRAVIEAIDDCLLFVLDSSNRVVLHNRNAQTVAGSADEATAWLSGPNFHDPVSRARLNQESTPLAKLRDESSVLPVTIGYLDLQGAERITTFSVRNLDHAGLRMLMGRDVSGAENQGHIAADFEPEALAHDLGNVLGIVQMAVDGFDRMSLPQEADIKRADLAHAVQRGLALMTALMGPDAQPAQDRGPVNVTSALDAAIKIIGRVLPETMDLSLSLAPEVFATGCERSDLDAAMIELLGAAREFLATQPSRDGNITVALATHNGHCEISVTAARVQDAHAKTRARSGSAISRDRLDLTKRLAEKAGGTFRTQKPTSAVRTFILSLPHAPAQGQLVGMDLSKATNSLQGYRICLAETDKSLRRTLADHLKECGGNVVSCRTGPDLEQVLDGPSLFDVVITNPDLGDGTTAERVATQIAQGGSGTRLIVLTGQNRWIWTHREKPLALVLSKPVPVEVLLNAIRLRPPLRDAQIGSVPQ; encoded by the coding sequence ATGACGTTAAAGGATGCAAGGTCGACAAAGCCCCTGACATCCACGCAGCTGCGCGCGGTGATCGAGGCGATCGACGATTGCCTCCTCTTTGTCTTGGACAGCAGCAACCGGGTCGTTTTGCATAATAGGAACGCGCAGACTGTCGCTGGAAGCGCTGACGAGGCAACGGCTTGGCTATCCGGCCCGAATTTTCACGACCCGGTCAGCCGCGCCCGCCTGAACCAGGAGAGCACTCCATTAGCGAAGCTGCGCGACGAATCGTCGGTTCTGCCGGTCACCATTGGCTATCTGGACCTGCAAGGCGCCGAGCGTATCACCACTTTCAGCGTTCGGAACTTGGATCATGCGGGACTGCGCATGCTCATGGGCCGGGACGTCTCTGGTGCGGAGAACCAAGGCCACATTGCCGCAGACTTTGAGCCTGAAGCGTTGGCGCACGATCTGGGTAATGTTCTGGGGATCGTGCAGATGGCAGTGGATGGGTTCGACCGGATGTCCCTGCCGCAAGAAGCCGACATCAAACGGGCCGACCTTGCCCATGCCGTCCAACGCGGTTTGGCCCTCATGACCGCTTTGATGGGACCTGACGCGCAGCCCGCACAGGATCGGGGCCCGGTAAATGTCACATCCGCGCTGGACGCGGCGATTAAAATCATTGGCCGCGTTTTGCCCGAAACCATGGACCTTTCGCTGTCCCTGGCGCCGGAGGTGTTTGCGACGGGATGTGAACGAAGCGATCTGGATGCCGCCATGATCGAACTTCTGGGCGCGGCCAGGGAATTCCTGGCCACACAACCATCCAGAGACGGCAACATCACCGTGGCACTGGCAACGCATAATGGCCATTGCGAAATCTCGGTAACCGCAGCGCGGGTTCAGGACGCGCATGCGAAGACAAGAGCTCGGTCAGGTTCCGCAATCTCAAGAGATCGCCTTGACCTGACCAAGCGCCTTGCCGAAAAGGCGGGTGGCACGTTCCGGACCCAAAAACCAACCTCTGCGGTCCGCACCTTCATCCTTTCGCTGCCACACGCACCCGCGCAGGGTCAGCTTGTCGGGATGGACTTGTCCAAGGCCACAAACAGCCTGCAGGGGTATCGGATTTGTCTTGCGGAGACGGACAAATCCCTGCGCCGCACCTTGGCCGATCATTTGAAAGAGTGCGGTGGGAATGTCGTATCATGTCGCACAGGCCCGGACCTTGAGCAGGTCCTTGATGGCCCAAGCCTTTTCGACGTGGTCATCACAAACCCGGATCTGGGCGACGGCACGACCGCCGAGAGGGTCGCAACGCAAATTGCGCAAGGCGGATCGGGTACACGTCTCATCGTTCTTACCGGGCAAAACAGGTGGATATGGACACATCGCGAGAAGCCCCTTGCGCTGGTGTTGTCAAAACCCGTTCCCGTCGAGGTGTTGCTGAACGCGATCCGCCTGCGGCCGCCCCTTCGTGACGCGCAAATAGGATCAGTACCTCAATAG